A window of Saccharomyces paradoxus chromosome XIII, complete sequence contains these coding sequences:
- the GYL1 gene encoding Gyl1p (GTPase activating protein (GAP) with a role in exocytosis~similar to YMR192W), with translation MDSNENISKEQSGLPLSPHQTQPEKDFDEIAPGDGISTTGGDEEAYLDKKVEVVAANASSGFGSNHSIKDSASIGDLSNPHEASMQTEMESQPQSKGLLPSEDLSQQLETEESKVEEALKKITSPPLPPRVDHIEKSTPALKSSSPPVPARNENDQASTNQPQLPPRQVVNAETLHLKAPHDNTISSIPSMNTVGNSPSPAPPTLPPRRIENPLDLAAHTHFLASTYKKNILFYKSEDNSIKSDLDKNILGLKEDSKKIDPHEIPGEVTSFWLKAINDYQHILLNDIETLHIQLSRGIPAAYRLVVWQLVSYAKSKSFEPIYETYLTEEAPFDAQEFEDQLNEMDGVPSANVKGIGNVLKAYLLFDPECEFSIDMAYIINMIFDVCEKEANAFGLFVRLMKVYGLRLLFLPNASDIDILCYKFDRLVEELYPEIHNHMVEKGVRSSMFLPSFFTTLFQRKLPIEIQPRIGDMVFLESLDSIMGILATLLSNSRDQLLKMGFDDMLELLKSGLLDAYINQNDTLSSNDCMDRLLQDAMTKVEITPKTMKKYASEYEEIHRLDNEREVQYKSITEKNLHLQKHVRKLEDEYTSLNREHVTIANELVKNRLNIEYILNENNGYKLQILDLKKKLDSEKKKQVSRVYVPNDLKKDLEETMKKNTQVMDENLKLQDRISELERLVETIKTANKNGTLFEYSNSKYHPLGVRWSGFRKVFK, from the coding sequence ATGGATTcgaatgaaaatatatctaaaGAACAAAGTGGACTTCCACTAAGTCCCCATCAAACCCAACCAGAAAAGGATTTTGATGAGATCGCTCCTGGGGATGGAATATCAACAACAGGGGGTGATGAAGAGGCATATTTGGACAAGAAGGTAGAAGTGGTAGCCGCAAATGCATCTAGTGGCTTTGGTTCAAATCATAGCATAAAAGACTCAGCTTCAATCGGCGATCTTTCAAATCCCCATGAGGCTTCAATGCAAACAGAAATGGAATCACAGCCGCAGAGTAAAGGCCTATTGCCATCCGAAGACCTCAGCCAGCAATTAGAGACCGAAGAATCGAAAGTTGAAGAGgctctaaaaaaaataacctCGCCTCCATTACCACCAAGGGTTGACCATATTGAAAAGTCCACACCAGCTCTTAAATCTTCGTCGCCTCCAGTACCAGCAAGGAATGAAAACGATCAAGCCTCCACTAATCAACCACAGTTACCCCCAAGGCAGGTCGTTAATGCGGAAACTCTTCATTTGAAGGCGCCTCATGATAATACGATTTCCTCCATACCATCAATGAATACTGTAGGTAATTCTCCTTCACCAGCACCCCCAACCTTACCACCACGCCGTATAGAAAATCCCCTAGACTTAGCTGCTCACACGCATTTCCTAGCGAGTAcatataagaaaaatattctcttttataAAAGCGAAGATAACTCAATCAAAAGTGATTTGGATAAAAACATACTAGGTTTGAAAGAAGactcaaagaaaattgacCCCCACGAAATACCTGGAGAGGTTACTTCATTTTGGTTGAAAGCTATAAATGACTATCAACACATCTTATTAAACGATATCGAAACCTTACACATCCAACTATCTCGCGGTATACCAGCCGCCTATCGTTTGGTAGTCTGGCAGTTAGTAAGTTACGCAAAATCCAAATCCTTTGAACCTATATATGAAACTTATCTAACGGAAGAAGCACCCTTTGACGCCCAGGAATTTGAAGATCAGCTAAACGAGATGGACGGTGTACCTTCTGCAAACGTAAAAGGCATAGGTAATGTTTTAAAGGcttatttgctttttgacCCTGAATGTGAGTTTTCTATCGATATGGcttatattattaatatgATTTTTGACGTTTGCGAGAAGGAAGCAAATGCATTTGGTCTATTTGTCCGTTTAATGAAAGTTTATGGTTTAAGACTCTTGTTCCTACCAAACGCTTCTGATATCGATATTCTTTGCTATAAATTTGATAGACTTGTGGAAGAATTATATCCCGAAATCCATAACCACATGGTTGAGAAAGGAGTCCGTTCTTCTATGTTTTTGCCTAGTTTCTTCACGACActctttcaaagaaaacttcCCATTGAAATTCAACCACGTATCGGTGATATGGTATTTTTAGAAAGTCTTGACTCTATTATGGGAATTCTAGCTACACTTTTATCAAATTCCCGAGACCAATTGTTAAAAATGGGTTTTGACGATATGCTGGAGTTATTAAAATCAGGTCTCTTAGATGCCTATATTAATCAGAATGACACTCTTTCCTCGAACGACTGTATGGATAGATTGCTACAAGATGCTATGACGAAAGTAGAAATCACACCAAAGACTATGAAGAAATATGCTTCTGAATATGAGGAAATTCATAGATTGGACAACGAAAGAGAAGTGCAATATAAATCTATcacagaaaaaaatctgcATTTACAAAAGCATGTACGTaaattggaagatgaaTACACTTCTTTAAATAGGGAACATGTGACAATTGCGAACGAGTTAGTGAAAAATCGACTCAATATTGAGTATAtattgaatgaaaataatgGGTACAAACTTCAAATTCTGGacttaaagaaaaagttggattcggaaaaaaagaagcaagtTTCACGTGTATATGTGCCCAATGATTTAAAGAAGGATTTGGAAGAgacaatgaaaaagaacacgCAAGTAATGGAcgagaatttgaaattgcaGGACAGGATTTCAGAACTAGAAAGGCTTGTTGAAACAATTAAAACTGCGAACAAAAATGGTACCCTATTCGAATATTCTAACTCTAAATATCATCCTCTAGGAGTCCGTTGGTCAGGATTTAGAAAGGTTTTTAAATAG